A part of Scleropages formosus chromosome 3, fSclFor1.1, whole genome shotgun sequence genomic DNA contains:
- the LOC108934965 gene encoding claudin-11-like yields the protein MANGCLRLCAFVVGCVGWIGLLIATATNDWVFTCKYGMNTCIKMDELGAKGLWTECVISTALYHCISFTQILELPAYMQTSRTLMVIGSILGLPALALVLLSLPCINLGNESESGKNKQSVLGGVLLLIMAICGIVSTVWFPIGAHYELGLMSFGFSLYAGWVGSAFCLLGGCMTSCCSSDPPAQYAENRFYYSKQGTVNTAPASANHAKSAHV from the exons ATGGCGAACGGCTGCCTGCGCTTGTGCGCCTTCGTGGTCGGCTGCGTGGGCTGGATCGGCCTCCTCATCGCCACGGCCACCAACGACTGGGTGTTCACCTGTAAGTACGGCATGAACACGTGCATCAAGATGGACGAGCTGGGCGCCAAGGGCCTGTGGACCGAGTGTGTCATCTCCACGGCGCTCTACCACTGCATCTCCTTCACCCAGATCCTCGAGCTGCCCG CATACATGCAGACGTCTCGCACCCTGATGGTGATCGGGTCCATCCTTGGACTGCCTGCGCTGGCCCTTGTGCTTCTCTCCTTGCCCTGTATCAACCTGGGCAATGAGTCTGAAAGTGGTAAGAACAAGCAGTCGGTACTTGGAGGAGTCCTGCTTCTGATAATGG CGATATGTGGTATTGTGTCGACCGTGTGGTTTCCCATCGGGGCTCACTACGAACTGGGTCTCATGTCCTTCGGCTTCTCGCTCTATGCCGGCTGGGTGGGCTCAGCCTTCTGCCTCCTGGGTGGATGCATgaccagctgctgctccagcgACCCCCCAGCCCAATACGCGGAGAACCGCTTCTACTACTCCAAACAGGGGACTGTCAACACAGCCCCCGCTTCTGCCAATCACGCCAAGAGCGCTCACGTGTGA